In the Candidatus Roizmanbacteria bacterium genome, CCCCGTTATGGAGGACTACTTTCTAGACATAATTATCGGCAAAGGTCCTTCTGCCCGTACCGTTCGACTACCGATTCCACGGATTACGATAGTAGGTGCCACGACTCGACTCGCTTTATTATCTGCGCCACTTCGTGACAGGTTTGGACTTCTGATGAGACTAGACTACTACACAGATTCAGAAATGGAGAAGATTGTAGATAGATCGGCCAACCTCCTTAATATGAAGATTGCAAAAAATGTGGCAAAGGAAATAGCAAAAAGGTCTCGCCGTACTCCCCGACTCGCAAACAGAATTATTAAGCGCGCTCATGACATGTTAGTTGTGAATAAGCATGCTGAGATTTCAGAGACAGTATTGACCGAATTGTTTTCTTTGTTGGAGCTTGATAACTTTGGACTTACCGATGTTGATAGAAAATACCTAAAGACTATAGGAGTTAAGTTTCAGAATGTGCCAATTGGTGTAAATACGATCGCTTCTGCCATGTCGGAAGATATTCAGACGATTGAGGACTTCATTGAACCATATCTCTTACAGATTGGCTTTTTGAAAAGAACCTCAAGAGGACGACAGCTTACTCCAAAAGCCTTGCTACACCTCGGTGTAAAGGGTGATCCCGATCAACCACAGCTGGTATAATAATCGTAGAGCGTGTAGCGCGCATCGTTTATCGCAAGAATTATCATGCCTTGAGATACACGTTACACGATTTGCGATTCGTGATTTTGTAGCCGCGGTGGTGGAATGGCAGACACGCAGGACTTAAAATCCTGTGACCGCAAGGTCGTGAGCGTTCGACTCGCTCTCGCGGCACATCCAGTAATCAGATTTCGGTTTTCAGTTTTCAGTCATTATGATCTGACAACTAATCACTGACCACTGATAACTGTCCCAGCCCTTCTAGCTCAATGGCAGAGCAGCTGTTTTGTAAACAGTCGACTGCAGTTCGATTCTGCAGAAGGGCTCCAGCTTATATCTAAAGATAAAGCTGTTTTGTAAACAGTCCCGACCTCAGTCGGGGTTCTGCAGAAGGGCTCCAGCTTATATCTAAAGATAAAGCTGTTTTGTAAACAGTCCCGACCTCAGTCGGGGTTCTGCAGAAGGGCTCCAGACTTAGAAAGTGTTCGTCCTATTAGCGATAACAAGACCTTCGACTCGAATAATACTATCTTCGTAAGGACTTAAACTGCAAACGCCTCCTCCCTCCATCCTTAATACACCCTCAGGGTGCCTTATATCCTTATTGAGAGTTATAGTACCGCCGATTCGTACGGAAATCAAAGAATCGATATCGGGCTGTTTCCTCATATACTCAATGAGTATAGGAGTAGCACAGAAATTTGGATCAATAGCTTTTAGAGATGCTGAGGCGCCATAAGGAATTGATAAAACGCCACCAGAAAAAACTGGTAATCTGTGAGAACCTTCTATGGCATGAGTTAGGACAAATATAGTAAATGGATTGGTAGTAAATTGAAGAAGTGATCTTCCCAATTTTTTACCAGATTCTGGTTGATTTGTTAATCTACTGCGGCTCTCAATGTTTCCCGACATAACTAATTATACTACAGGATATATAATATAAATATTTAAATTTGGTATAATTCTTTATATCTTGTATTCCTACCTGTTGTCAGGAAGGACAAAGGTTTTTTTTGAATATAGACCCTGTAGTTCAACGGATAGAATAAGTCCCTTCTAAGGATTAGATCCGCGTTCGATTCGCGGTGGGGTCACTCTTCTTGAATGTTATAATTGATAAATTGGGCAAGTGGTGAAACTGGTATACACGCAGTCTTGAGGAGGCTGTGCCGAAAGGCGTGGAGGTTCAAGTCCTCTCTTGCCCACCCGATGCGTCCCGATTGTCATCGGGGTGCCCGAAAGGGCGTGGAGGTTCAAGTCCTCTTCCCGACACTACTCTACTTTCTTGTTACTGTGTAGCTGTAAGGATAGTATAAAAATGCTGCTGGTAGCTCATCGACTAGTATTTTTTGAAAGTCGAGATATTCCTTCTTACGGTTTGCAGGCTCAATATATTTTCTTCCATCCTCAAGTAATTTATCAATTCGAACATTTTTAATATTTACTATGTTGCCTCTGCCAGCTTGGGTTGAGTGCCAAAAAAAATACTGATCGGGGTCTGTTGGGATTTTCCAAAATGCCAAAAACATATCGAAATCATTCTGATTATCCGGTGTTCCATAGACTATGCTCGCGTTCAAACCTGCATCTTTCAGTGCATTCTCGATAATATTAGCTTGATCTTCATAGTCAAAGTATGATCGGATCGTAAGTTCAGCCGATACCGATGCAGTTGCAGGCTTGAGTTGCTTTCTTGCTTCTACCGGATCGTACAAACTTTTCTTTAACTGCGTGTTGTATGCCCAAGACGTGGGTGATATTGGTCCTTCTGCAAGTTCGCCGAATGCAGAAAGTGTTGGTCTGGGAATCGCTAATGAGATGCTTTTTCGAAAGTCTTTATCGGCAAGTGACTGTCTTGATTCATTAAAGAATAAGGTCAGTACGGTAGAGTAGTCAATCTCGCGTTCCACTTTCGTATTTTTCCAGCTCTTAAAGCCGTCGGCAACGCTTTTTCGATAGATCTTCATCTCAGTAATATTTCCGAGTTTGTAGGCATTGATCATCTTTGTTTCGCTGTCGTAGAATCTATAGGTTAGAGGTTTTAGATCTTTTTTATTTGGTGTTAAAACTAATTCAATTACATTATTTTCCTGTCCTAGCTTCATTTTTTTAACTTTATAGTTTCCTACTACGCCATGCAGAGGATAGCGGATTAAAGGCTTTGTTAAATATGTGGGGAAAATAGTCAATGGCCTCTTAAGATTAAATTCAATTTGAAAATCGTCAATTTTTTTAACCTCAACATCCTGAAAATTAAACTCAAGATCTTCTGCAGTTAAAGATTTATTATCATCCCAAATTAGATTTTTTTTAAGATATATATTGAATTTTTTGCCATCTGCACTTCCTTCCCATCGCTGTGCGACTGCAGGCTTCACAACTCCCTGGTTATCTATATAAACAAGACCATAAGAAATATTGTTCAGAATCTCAGAAGGTAATGAGAGTG is a window encoding:
- the ruvB gene encoding Holliday junction branch migration DNA helicase RuvB; this encodes MSGNEITTLRPLKITEYIGQSAAVRTLKVFIEAVKKKGLPTEHILLYGPPGIGKTTLANIIAHELDGEMKVTSGAAMQKSGDLAAILTNLKDNDILFIDEIHRLPKTVEEMLYPVMEDYFLDIIIGKGPSARTVRLPIPRITIVGATTRLALLSAPLRDRFGLLMRLDYYTDSEMEKIVDRSANLLNMKIAKNVAKEIAKRSRRTPRLANRIIKRAHDMLVVNKHAEISETVLTELFSLLELDNFGLTDVDRKYLKTIGVKFQNVPIGVNTIASAMSEDIQTIEDFIEPYLLQIGFLKRTSRGRQLTPKALLHLGVKGDPDQPQLV